A region of the Mycobacterium sp. NBC_00419 genome:
GCACGGCGGGATCGTCAGCGGCTGGTCGTGGGACCCAGTGGTCACCCAGCTGCAGCACTACCGCTGCCTCGTTCCCGATTTGCCGCAGTACGGCAAGAGTTTCGAGCAGGGGCCGTTCAACATGAGTCTGGCGGCCCAGGCGATTGCGGAGTTGATCCGGTCCCCGGCCGGGCCGGGCCGGGCACACATCGTCGGATTCTCGCTAGGGGCCCAGGTTGCGGTGCAACTGATGGCCACCGAGCCTGCGCTTGTCGACAGGGCCGTACTGTCCGGAACGTTCATCAACACCGCACCCGGGGTCGGTGTGACGCGGCGAGTGGTGGGTGTTCTGGCCCGCACGGCATGGTTTAGGTGGCTCGCGATCAACCGCCACTGGCATCGCAACGACGTACCTCCGCCACCAATGGGTGCGGACTACCTCGAAGACGCGCGACTGAACTCGGGTGCACAGCTGGCCCACATCGTCGAAGCCTCGGCGGGATTCACCCTTCCCGAATCAGTACGCGAATCCCAAAGCGCCACTTTGTTTCTCAGTGGCAGCAAGGAGAGCGTCCTGGTGCGCCGCTGGGCGGCGGTACTCGCGCGGTCGATGCCCAACGGAGTCGACCGGGTCGCGAACGGTGTGCGCCACGACTGGCCGCACCGCCACCCAGAGCTGTTCGCCCGAACCGTCGACAACTGGCTGTCCCAGACCCCCTTGCCGCCCGAGATCCGCGTGCCCCCA
Encoded here:
- a CDS encoding alpha/beta fold hydrolase, with protein sequence MDLFVRESGQVDAPAVVFLHGGIVSGWSWDPVVTQLQHYRCLVPDLPQYGKSFEQGPFNMSLAAQAIAELIRSPAGPGRAHIVGFSLGAQVAVQLMATEPALVDRAVLSGTFINTAPGVGVTRRVVGVLARTAWFRWLAINRHWHRNDVPPPPMGADYLEDARLNSGAQLAHIVEASAGFTLPESVRESQSATLFLSGSKESVLVRRWAAVLARSMPNGVDRVANGVRHDWPHRHPELFARTVDNWLSQTPLPPEIRVPPSRRAR